A stretch of the Psychroserpens sp. Hel_I_66 genome encodes the following:
- a CDS encoding nuclear transport factor 2 family protein: MNVKLIFALVMTLGVLMTGCKQEEQKKKIEEVKIDLINDEFPEAKQEIMETYNTIAQILKEGDMDKLIALHAYSPKFTEFKDGELRNDGEANEAYERKVFSNVTEVVKFDSKDMKIAVYGDVANVTFHSDFHLKFGEDLVIVNDQITLLFVKTDAGWKIVHEHHSPIKKDL; this comes from the coding sequence ATGAACGTAAAATTGATTTTTGCATTAGTTATGACTTTAGGAGTTCTAATGACAGGATGTAAACAAGAGGAACAAAAAAAGAAAATTGAAGAAGTGAAGATTGATTTAATCAATGATGAATTTCCTGAGGCCAAACAGGAAATAATGGAAACTTATAATACAATTGCTCAGATCCTTAAAGAAGGTGATATGGATAAACTTATTGCTTTACATGCCTACAGTCCAAAATTTACCGAGTTTAAAGATGGAGAACTACGCAATGATGGTGAAGCAAACGAAGCCTACGAACGAAAGGTTTTTAGCAACGTAACCGAAGTGGTTAAATTCGATTCAAAAGACATGAAAATTGCAGTTTATGGAGATGTTGCCAATGTGACCTTTCACTCTGATTTTCATTTAAAATTTGGAGAAGACCTTGTAATTGTTAATGACCAAATTACACTGCTATTTGTAAAAACAGATGCGGGATGGAAAATAGTCCACGAACATCATTCACCCATAAAAAAAGATTTATAA
- a CDS encoding helix-turn-helix domain-containing protein, protein MNSEENLNTDFKDKPSRNTLVYKLSKEIEINLNNEQFGVDSLAKSVGMSRSSLHRKLHKATGCSTSQFMREYRLKRAFEILSHEDITVSEAAYRVGFNSATYFNTCFHKFYGYTPGEVKSKTSRETYVGSELSNNETENILSVNEENRKPNRSKRKKNLLWIGLLLLMTPLALYIYQTNQTENKASLTVENTTKEKSIAVLPFKNWTGNPDLEYISDGMTDAVISRLTKIGALDKVIPFTSTLKFKQTDKTIDEIGSELGVATLLQGNFQISGNQISINLQMLDSRTNEHIWSEKYVREWKSEEIFEMQTEVVEDIADKMNALIAKDELASIKKIPTKSKLAYSYFLQGDFQKNKASELSYSNALTLYKKAIALDSNFVQPYLDMANIYNLGGGVWGFYDEQEAWNKGKVLLEKVLEIEPDNSQAEEELLTGEFFYGWNFKRVEDYYQTILPNSFYDNSPVISLDYAIKTGRPENALKASEYFSSMEPSNVFFPFFKAESLLFLGKKQEAINVLNDADPLYSDNFFYLRESTKLYFYLEDYKKSRIQLNKILNKFSDYPPILMWFNSIYAQMDGASAEAKNYLAALKNEYSKGSSGSPAWFTALYYAYIKDVDKTFEWLQKSYERHEVEMTWLREEPLLAPIRTDLRYKELYDKVGFSDIGLPIKTAF, encoded by the coding sequence ATGAATTCCGAAGAAAATTTGAATACAGATTTTAAAGACAAACCATCGAGAAATACATTGGTCTATAAACTGTCTAAAGAAATTGAGATCAATCTCAATAATGAACAGTTTGGCGTGGATAGTCTTGCAAAATCAGTCGGGATGAGTAGATCCAGTTTGCATAGAAAACTACATAAAGCTACTGGTTGCTCTACAAGCCAGTTTATGAGGGAATATAGGTTAAAAAGAGCTTTTGAAATCCTTAGCCATGAGGATATTACTGTTTCTGAAGCTGCTTATCGTGTTGGTTTTAATAGCGCGACCTATTTTAATACCTGCTTCCATAAATTTTATGGTTATACTCCTGGAGAAGTGAAATCTAAAACCAGTAGGGAAACTTATGTAGGAAGTGAATTATCCAATAATGAAACCGAAAATATTTTATCTGTAAACGAGGAAAATCGTAAACCCAACAGAAGTAAACGTAAAAAAAACCTGTTATGGATTGGTCTGCTACTATTAATGACACCTTTGGCTCTTTATATTTACCAAACTAATCAAACAGAAAATAAAGCAAGTTTAACAGTCGAGAATACAACCAAAGAGAAATCGATCGCTGTACTACCCTTTAAAAATTGGACTGGAAATCCCGATTTGGAATATATTAGTGATGGCATGACAGATGCTGTTATTTCGAGATTAACAAAAATAGGTGCACTTGATAAAGTAATACCATTTACGTCAACCTTAAAATTTAAGCAAACCGATAAGACCATTGATGAAATTGGAAGTGAGTTGGGAGTAGCAACACTTTTACAAGGCAATTTCCAGATTTCGGGCAATCAAATTAGCATCAATTTACAAATGTTGGATAGTCGTACCAACGAACATATATGGTCAGAAAAATATGTTCGAGAATGGAAAAGTGAAGAGATTTTTGAAATGCAGACCGAAGTTGTAGAAGACATTGCAGACAAAATGAATGCCTTAATAGCAAAAGATGAATTGGCAAGCATTAAAAAAATCCCTACCAAAAGCAAGCTGGCTTATTCCTATTTTCTTCAAGGCGATTTTCAAAAGAATAAAGCAAGTGAACTGTCCTACTCAAATGCCCTTACCCTTTATAAAAAAGCGATTGCATTAGATTCTAATTTTGTTCAGCCCTATTTGGATATGGCCAATATATATAATTTGGGTGGTGGTGTATGGGGTTTTTATGATGAACAGGAAGCATGGAACAAGGGCAAAGTCCTTTTAGAAAAAGTACTTGAAATAGAGCCAGACAATAGTCAAGCAGAAGAAGAGTTACTTACTGGGGAATTTTTCTATGGTTGGAACTTTAAACGTGTTGAAGACTATTACCAAACTATTTTACCAAATTCTTTCTATGACAACTCACCGGTGATCTCCCTTGATTATGCCATTAAAACAGGAAGGCCCGAGAACGCTTTGAAAGCCAGTGAATATTTTAGCTCAATGGAGCCTTCAAACGTGTTTTTTCCCTTTTTCAAGGCGGAATCCTTACTTTTTTTAGGCAAAAAACAAGAAGCCATAAATGTATTAAATGATGCCGACCCTTTGTATAGCGATAACTTTTTTTATTTAAGAGAATCTACTAAGTTGTATTTTTATTTGGAAGACTATAAAAAATCAAGAATTCAACTCAATAAAATTTTAAATAAGTTTTCCGATTATCCACCAATATTGATGTGGTTTAATAGTATTTATGCTCAGATGGATGGAGCTTCTGCGGAAGCAAAAAATTATTTGGCAGCACTAAAAAACGAATACAGTAAAGGTTCTTCCGGTAGTCCAGCTTGGTTTACAGCTCTTTATTATGCCTATATAAAAGACGTCGACAAAACATTCGAATGGCTTCAAAAATCTTATGAAAGGCACGAGGTTGAAATGACCTGGCTACGTGAAGAGCCCTTATTAGCACCTATAAGAACTGACCTTCGCTACAAAGAACTTTACGATAAAGTAGGTTTTTCCGATATCGGACTACCAATCAAAACAGCTTTTTAA
- a CDS encoding MgtC/SapB family protein, which yields MNYDDLTTLGIAFGLGLLVGMQREKTDNHMAGVRTFTLISVLGVMAGFLTRSYDNPYILPVLGLCITAMLMMANIIKLKKFDEADVGQTTEVAALLMFAIGAYLVLGSTLIGVLVGAAMAILLYVKEHIHEFIDNLKQKDISAIMTLAGISLVILPILPDKTYGPLDVINPRNIWLMVTLIVGISVVGYFIYKYAGKKVGVISNGILGGLISSTATTVGYARKTADNTSITKLAVFVITTASAVSFVRVLFEVGVIIPEKLPIIAVPIAAVILIMAITCVVLFYIINKDDSENEKMPEPDNPAQFKSALIFGLLYGFILLAVAFTKEKFGNNALYVVSIISGLTDVDAITLSLSQLIKEGSLKANFGWKLILLAGLSNMLFKGIMAIVLGAKQIVKWIIISFGITIISGLLIIWLWPANWHF from the coding sequence ATGAACTATGACGACTTAACGACTTTAGGGATTGCTTTTGGTTTAGGTTTATTGGTTGGGATGCAACGAGAAAAAACCGATAACCATATGGCTGGCGTACGAACGTTCACATTAATTTCGGTGTTGGGTGTTATGGCTGGTTTTTTGACTCGGAGTTATGATAATCCGTATATTTTGCCAGTTTTGGGATTGTGTATTACTGCTATGTTGATGATGGCAAATATTATTAAACTCAAAAAATTTGATGAAGCAGATGTTGGGCAAACCACAGAGGTCGCTGCATTGCTCATGTTTGCAATTGGAGCTTACCTTGTTTTGGGTAGTACGTTAATTGGTGTTTTGGTGGGTGCAGCGATGGCTATTTTGTTATATGTTAAAGAACATATTCATGAATTTATTGACAATCTCAAACAAAAGGATATTTCAGCAATAATGACGCTTGCTGGTATTAGTTTGGTCATTCTTCCCATTTTGCCAGATAAAACCTATGGTCCTTTAGATGTTATCAACCCAAGAAACATATGGTTGATGGTAACCTTGATTGTCGGGATTAGCGTTGTGGGTTATTTCATCTATAAATATGCAGGTAAAAAAGTAGGTGTGATTTCTAACGGGATTCTTGGCGGACTCATTAGCAGTACTGCAACAACCGTTGGTTATGCTAGAAAAACTGCAGATAATACCTCAATCACCAAACTTGCGGTCTTTGTTATTACTACAGCATCTGCAGTGTCTTTTGTACGCGTGCTTTTTGAGGTAGGTGTTATTATTCCTGAAAAACTACCAATAATCGCAGTACCCATTGCAGCAGTAATTTTAATTATGGCAATTACTTGTGTAGTATTATTCTATATTATTAATAAGGATGATTCCGAAAACGAAAAAATGCCAGAACCCGATAATCCAGCGCAATTTAAAAGCGCATTGATATTTGGATTACTCTACGGTTTTATATTATTGGCAGTCGCCTTTACCAAAGAAAAATTTGGCAACAATGCACTCTATGTGGTTTCAATTATTAGTGGATTGACAGATGTTGATGCGATTACACTATCTTTGTCACAATTGATAAAAGAAGGATCACTAAAAGCCAATTTTGGTTGGAAGCTAATCTTGCTTGCAGGTTTGTCTAATATGCTTTTTAAAGGCATTATGGCTATTGTTTTAGGTGCCAAGCAAATTGTAAAATGGATTATTATTTCCTTCGGAATAACCATAATATCAGGATTGTTGATCATCTGGCTTTGGCCAGCTAATTGGCATTTCTAA
- a CDS encoding sodium-translocating pyrophosphatase codes for MESLMIYMPIALALLGLIYMLIKKSWVMKQDAGDGKMKEISDYIYEGALAFLKAEYRLLAIFVVIVSILLAVVSFVVPTTHILIVVAFIFGAVFSAYAGNIGMKIATKTNVRTTQAARTSLPNALKISFGGGTVMGLGVAGLAVLGLTAFFIVFFHVFMDGTWASQVIDGRTYEAGELMTIVLETLAGFSLGAESIALFARVGGGIYTKAADVGADLVGKVEAGIPEDDPRNPATIADNVGDNVGDVAGMGADLFGSYVATVLAAMVLGNYVIRDMGGDIITSGFGGIGPILLPMAIAGVGIIISIIGTMLVKIKNNDAKEAQVMGALNVGNWTSIVLVAAACFALCKWMLPETMQMDFFGNENLVEISSMRVFYATLVGLVVGAVISSVTEYYTGLGKKPILNIVQQSSTGAGTNIIAGLATGMISTFPSVLLFAGAIWASYAFAGFYGVALAASAMMATTAMQLAIDAFGPISDNAGGIAEMSEQEPIVRERTDILDSVGNTTAATGKGFAIASAALTSLALFAAYVTFTGIDGINIFKAPVLAMLFVGGMVPVVFSALAMNAVGKAAMEMVEEVRRQFREIPGIMEGTGKPEYDKCVAISTQASLKEMMLPGLLTIGFPLAIAFLPMLFGMDHLAIAEMLGGYMAGVTVSGVLWAIFQNNAGGAWDNAKKSFEAGVEINGEMTYKGSDAHKAAVTGDTVGDPFKDTSGPSMNILIKLTCLIGLVIAPILGGHADETGLAINEVEVSRSISVETENGVNLPNTAKATVSTTYMEDGQTIVINKTFEGDLEEVTEKSGAYAKTQQNKNNKK; via the coding sequence ATGGAATCACTAATGATTTACATGCCAATCGCTTTGGCGCTTTTAGGATTAATTTACATGCTTATAAAAAAGTCATGGGTTATGAAACAAGATGCTGGAGATGGTAAAATGAAAGAAATTTCAGATTATATCTACGAAGGTGCACTCGCATTTTTAAAAGCAGAATATAGATTACTAGCCATTTTTGTGGTCATCGTTTCAATATTATTAGCAGTCGTATCTTTCGTCGTGCCAACAACGCATATCTTGATTGTTGTAGCCTTTATTTTTGGAGCAGTATTCTCTGCCTATGCAGGAAACATTGGGATGAAAATAGCAACCAAAACAAACGTAAGAACAACACAAGCAGCACGTACAAGTTTACCAAACGCATTAAAAATCTCTTTTGGTGGTGGAACAGTCATGGGACTTGGAGTTGCTGGTTTAGCTGTATTAGGTTTAACCGCTTTTTTTATTGTCTTTTTCCATGTGTTTATGGATGGCACTTGGGCTTCCCAAGTGATTGACGGTAGAACTTACGAAGCTGGAGAATTAATGACCATCGTTTTAGAAACGTTGGCTGGTTTCTCATTAGGAGCAGAGTCTATCGCATTATTCGCTAGAGTAGGTGGTGGTATTTATACAAAAGCTGCCGATGTTGGTGCAGATTTAGTTGGTAAAGTAGAAGCTGGTATTCCAGAAGATGATCCTCGTAATCCTGCAACAATTGCAGATAACGTTGGTGATAACGTAGGTGATGTAGCTGGTATGGGAGCCGATTTATTTGGATCTTATGTAGCAACTGTTCTTGCAGCCATGGTTCTTGGTAACTATGTGATTAGAGATATGGGCGGAGATATCATCACATCTGGATTTGGTGGTATTGGTCCAATTTTACTGCCAATGGCAATTGCTGGTGTAGGGATAATAATTTCCATCATTGGTACCATGTTAGTGAAAATTAAAAATAACGATGCAAAGGAAGCTCAGGTTATGGGCGCTTTAAATGTGGGTAACTGGACATCTATTGTTTTAGTTGCAGCAGCATGTTTTGCATTATGTAAGTGGATGTTACCAGAAACAATGCAAATGGATTTCTTCGGAAATGAGAACCTGGTAGAAATTTCTTCAATGAGAGTATTCTATGCAACTTTAGTAGGGTTGGTCGTTGGAGCTGTGATTTCATCAGTAACAGAATACTATACAGGTTTAGGTAAAAAACCAATTCTAAATATCGTACAGCAGTCAAGTACAGGAGCAGGAACTAACATCATTGCAGGTTTGGCGACAGGTATGATTTCTACATTCCCATCAGTATTATTATTTGCTGGAGCCATTTGGGCATCTTATGCGTTTGCAGGATTTTATGGTGTGGCATTAGCAGCTTCTGCGATGATGGCTACAACAGCGATGCAATTAGCGATTGATGCTTTCGGACCAATATCTGATAACGCAGGTGGTATTGCTGAAATGAGCGAACAAGAACCAATCGTAAGAGAACGTACAGATATTTTGGATTCCGTAGGAAATACAACAGCAGCAACCGGAAAAGGATTTGCTATTGCTTCTGCTGCATTAACGTCTTTAGCATTATTTGCTGCCTATGTAACGTTTACAGGAATTGACGGAATTAACATCTTTAAAGCACCAGTATTAGCGATGCTATTTGTTGGTGGTATGGTGCCAGTAGTGTTTTCTGCTTTAGCAATGAATGCTGTAGGAAAAGCTGCTATGGAAATGGTAGAAGAAGTACGTCGCCAGTTTAGAGAGATTCCGGGAATTATGGAAGGTACAGGAAAACCAGAATATGATAAATGTGTGGCAATTTCTACACAAGCGTCTTTAAAAGAAATGATGTTACCTGGTTTATTGACTATCGGTTTCCCATTAGCTATCGCCTTTTTACCAATGTTATTTGGTATGGATCATTTAGCAATTGCTGAAATGCTAGGTGGTTATATGGCTGGTGTTACAGTATCTGGAGTATTATGGGCAATTTTCCAAAATAACGCTGGAGGTGCTTGGGACAACGCTAAGAAATCTTTTGAAGCTGGTGTTGAGATCAACGGAGAAATGACATATAAAGGTTCTGATGCTCACAAAGCTGCGGTAACTGGTGATACCGTTGGTGATCCGTTTAAAGATACGTCTGGACCATCAATGAACATCTTAATTAAATTGACGTGTTTAATCGGTTTGGTAATTGCTCCAATTTTAGGTGGACATGCAGATGAGACTGGATTAGCAATTAATGAAGTTGAGGTGTCGAGATCTATTTCTGTAGAGACTGAAAATGGTGTTAATTTACCAAATACTGCAAAAGCTACAGTTTCAACAACATATATGGAAGATGGTCAAACAATTGTAATTAATAAAACTTTTGAAGGTGATTTGGAAGAAGTAACCGAGAAATCTGGTGCTTATGCTAAAACTCAGCAAAACAAAAATAATAAGAAATAA
- a CDS encoding DUF4174 domain-containing protein has translation MNAQDLQKHQWKNRLLLVLTDDINNQEFKTQIETLEKDINGLKERKLIIYQVIPQQHKTGFDNDDHWITSSNLYQDFKTKDKPFEIILIGLDGGDKLRQHTVLTTEKLFSIIDAMPMRRAEIRNKN, from the coding sequence ATGAACGCTCAAGACTTACAAAAACACCAATGGAAAAACAGACTATTATTGGTCTTAACAGATGATATCAATAACCAAGAGTTCAAAACTCAAATAGAAACGCTTGAGAAAGACATCAACGGACTTAAAGAACGAAAACTCATTATATACCAAGTTATACCTCAACAACATAAAACAGGATTTGATAACGACGATCATTGGATAACATCGTCAAATCTCTACCAAGACTTTAAAACCAAAGACAAACCTTTTGAGATCATTTTAATTGGTTTGGATGGAGGTGATAAATTGAGACAGCATACAGTTTTAACTACTGAAAAATTATTTAGTATTATTGATGCGATGCCTATGCGACGTGCTGAGATTAGGAATAAAAATTAG
- the mddA gene encoding methanethiol S-methyltransferase: protein MKKVLVIIYGTIAYIVFLVSFLYAIGFVGNFLVPKSIDSGEQTSLIYSLIINLSLMSLFALQHSIMARPAFKKWFTKYANPAIERSTYVLLSSLILLLLYWKWQPMPTIFWDTEGLTSTVLFMVFLSGWMIVFLSTLMISHFELFGLTQIYRNFKNQSITAPEFQVNWFYKLVRHPIMLGFIIAFWAAPTMTVGRLLFATVTTAYILIAVKYLEERDLKKFIGKAYEDYQKKVPMIFPFTKIKKG, encoded by the coding sequence ATGAAAAAAGTACTCGTCATTATCTATGGAACCATTGCCTACATCGTCTTTCTCGTTTCTTTTTTATACGCCATTGGATTTGTTGGCAATTTTCTTGTACCAAAATCGATAGATTCTGGTGAGCAAACATCTCTCATATACTCCTTGATTATTAACTTAAGCCTTATGAGTCTTTTTGCGTTGCAACATAGCATTATGGCAAGACCTGCGTTTAAAAAATGGTTTACTAAATATGCCAACCCAGCTATTGAACGAAGCACATATGTTTTGCTTTCTAGCCTCATATTGCTTCTACTGTACTGGAAATGGCAACCTATGCCTACAATTTTTTGGGATACTGAAGGCTTAACTTCAACTGTTCTATTTATGGTGTTTTTATCAGGTTGGATGATTGTATTCCTTTCAACCTTAATGATTAGTCATTTTGAATTATTTGGTCTTACACAAATTTATAGAAACTTTAAAAATCAATCAATAACAGCTCCAGAATTTCAAGTAAATTGGTTTTATAAATTAGTTAGACATCCCATTATGTTAGGATTTATAATTGCTTTTTGGGCAGCACCTACAATGACTGTTGGTCGCCTGTTATTTGCTACAGTAACTACAGCGTATATTTTGATAGCTGTTAAATATTTAGAAGAGAGAGATTTAAAAAAATTTATAGGTAAAGCGTATGAGGATTACCAAAAAAAAGTACCAATGATATTTCCTTTTACTAAAATAAAAAAGGGATAA
- a CDS encoding App1 family protein, translated as MFKKDPLQIISFQSYGTKSHFYARGRALEDESIDLESQKIWHLAINTWKRFETDEIKHIGLNVKLPNNKIFKATTDEKGYFKIDESIENLKEMANEEGWVAFELSYDDVNIKRTIQNDNRFPGELLIPSEKADYGVASDIDDTILHTGVVSLLKWRVIYNSIFKNAKNRTPLEGAAEFYHQLHRGKSGENANPIFYVSHSPWNLYRYLELFLKQNNFPKGPILLRSLSNFLRKKPENEKPQKQKEILNLLKTYPNLPFILIGDSGEHDPDIYMEIAEEFPDRILAIYLRSVKHKKRMLRVKGLVENFKTTMVLMVESSEQAIEHAKEHGFIKM; from the coding sequence ATGTTCAAAAAAGACCCACTACAAATTATTTCATTTCAAAGTTATGGCACAAAATCGCATTTCTATGCTCGCGGTCGTGCTTTAGAGGATGAATCTATAGATCTCGAGTCCCAAAAAATTTGGCATTTGGCAATCAATACCTGGAAGCGTTTTGAAACCGATGAAATAAAGCACATCGGCTTAAATGTAAAATTGCCCAATAATAAAATTTTTAAGGCAACGACAGATGAGAAAGGTTATTTCAAAATTGATGAGAGCATAGAGAATCTAAAGGAGATGGCAAATGAAGAAGGTTGGGTTGCTTTTGAATTGTCCTATGATGACGTTAATATTAAGCGCACGATTCAAAATGACAATAGATTTCCTGGAGAACTGTTGATCCCCTCTGAAAAAGCGGATTATGGGGTTGCCAGTGATATTGACGACACGATTTTACATACTGGAGTTGTCTCTTTATTGAAATGGAGAGTGATTTATAATTCTATTTTTAAAAATGCTAAAAACAGAACACCTCTAGAAGGCGCTGCGGAATTTTACCACCAATTACATCGCGGAAAATCAGGAGAGAATGCAAATCCGATTTTTTATGTAAGTCATAGCCCATGGAACTTGTACCGTTACCTGGAATTATTCTTAAAACAAAACAACTTCCCAAAAGGTCCAATATTACTGCGTAGTTTAAGTAATTTTCTTCGGAAAAAACCTGAAAATGAAAAACCTCAAAAACAAAAAGAGATCCTAAATTTGTTAAAGACCTATCCCAACTTACCATTTATTTTAATTGGTGATAGTGGAGAGCACGATCCCGATATTTACATGGAAATTGCGGAAGAATTTCCAGACCGAATTCTCGCCATATATCTACGAAGCGTAAAACACAAAAAGAGAATGCTACGTGTAAAAGGACTCGTAGAAAATTTTAAAACCACTATGGTGTTAATGGTAGAGAGCAGCGAACAGGCTATAGAGCACGCTAAAGAACATGGGTTTATTAAAATGTAA
- a CDS encoding inorganic diphosphatase, translating to MSKTGELTFDVLIEIPKGSRNKYEYDFTLHKIRFDRMLFSSMMYPGDYGFIPETLALDGDPLDVLVMGTEPTYPMVVMEVRPIGVFHMTDEKGPDEKIICVPVSDPIWNNNNDISDLNPHRLKEIEHFFQVYKDLEKKKVDVGGWGDAEEAVKIYHECVQRYDDSEHKKKRTFTI from the coding sequence ATGAGCAAAACTGGAGAATTAACCTTTGATGTATTAATAGAAATCCCAAAAGGAAGTCGTAACAAATATGAATACGATTTTACATTACATAAAATTAGATTTGATCGTATGTTGTTTTCATCTATGATGTATCCAGGAGATTACGGATTTATACCAGAAACATTGGCATTGGACGGTGATCCCTTAGATGTTTTAGTGATGGGTACAGAGCCAACTTACCCAATGGTTGTAATGGAAGTAAGACCTATTGGAGTGTTCCATATGACCGATGAAAAAGGACCAGATGAAAAAATTATTTGTGTACCAGTTTCAGATCCTATTTGGAATAATAATAATGATATCAGTGATTTAAACCCACATCGTTTAAAAGAGATTGAACATTTTTTTCAGGTTTATAAAGATTTGGAAAAGAAGAAAGTTGACGTTGGTGGTTGGGGAGATGCAGAGGAAGCTGTAAAAATTTATCACGAATGTGTGCAACGCTATGATGACAGTGAACATAAAAAGAAACGTACATTTACAATTTAA